A window of Nicotiana sylvestris chromosome 8, ASM39365v2, whole genome shotgun sequence genomic DNA:
TTCATATACCTTTGAATTAGTTACTTTATAATAGGGAAAACTACCACTTCATTGATTATTTTACACTTGAGAATATCAAAAAGCACTTGCTCAAAGTGGAGAAGAAAAATGTTATAACCATTGTATTATATCGCTTCTTTGCATCTGGCAGCTCTAAGCTAAAGATAACATAAACCAGACccagaaaataaaaaagaaattttgCAATTCAATAATCAGtatcaaaatcttcactattataGTATCCAGTTTCATATCCATAGCATGAATCATCATTATTGTCTCTATATGAGTCATCATCTTCACCATACGCATTCTCCTGTTCAAGATCATGGAACCCGATATTCAGGTTATCAGCTGAATCACCATTAGCGCAAGCCTTAGGTTCCAATCGTCCTAGCTCTGCCTCTTCAGAAATTTGATTCTGCAGCACCATTCAACAACCATATAAGTGCATAAGAACTTGTTAAGTCCACTTCTGGCACGGTCAGAAGGAGTTGGTGTCCAGCATACATGTTCCTCACTAGTATGTATTCATGGTTCCTGATAAGAAGCAACTTGAAATGTAGCCGGAAATAGTTAAAAGTATATTATGCGCTGAAAGAGGTATTCATCTTTTTTAATCTAGGTGGAGGGTAGAGGTACGCAAAACAGAGTTACCAGGTAAGCTTCCCACTTTGCAtagctcccccccccccccccttcccctcctcctcctcctccctctttttcttttctttttcagaaAAATCATAATTTCCATCTTTCAGATCCTATGACATGATAATATGTGGATTAAGCACATCATTGGATGTTCTAACTAAAGCTCAAGAAGAGAGCACTAGAAAGGCATAGCAATTATTGcaaaaaggtaaaaagaaagaGATACCAAATCGTCAGTCAGCTTCTGCAAAGCATCATAATTTATTTTCGAACTTGTTCTCTGCAAATATTTGAATCGTATTTAGGTAAAATCAGCACATTATACCATCTAAAATACGTAACATGAGCAAAAAGGATGTTTAGCTGAAAAAATGCGCACCTTGTTCTCAACTCTTTCAGTTGTTTTAGCAGATCTCTTCGCACAGACATCTTTTTTACATCCAGTTTCCTGTTTTCGTTTCTTCCCCTGTAATTTATCATCACTCTGAGAAAGAAAAAGGTTGAGTAATTTGTGGTACAACGTCACGTAGATGGGTGGTTAGTAGATCAAGAGAAGAGTTGTACATTTAAGAAGTAAGACAGACTAAAGTACTTCTCTTTATCTAATGAAAGATGGAGAGGAGAGAGTAAAGTCATTGATCAAGAAATGTGCATCACATGACAGATCTCGTTGACTGtcattccttttcctttttctttcatttaCACTGGAACAATTGAGTTCATTAGATACTTATTCCTATCTCATGAGTCTCTATTTGTCTAATGAATGGAGAGGGTAGGATGACATCACTGCATAAGAATAAACTGTCAGCAACCTAAGTTAGGCTAAGCACCTTTCAGCCTATCTCTCACTGGGACAGGGAGGTTCTTGGGCCTTTCCCCAATTTATAACATTAGCACATTAATAGACTTATATGAAGATCCAGCCATACGCATATATTATTATGTACAGCTAGCTAATACCGGTTTTAGAGGCATTTCACTTCAAAAATTTCCAGTCTTCAGTGTGACATAATCACATATGTCCTTAGACAGTAAGAGAGGAATCTAACTTTTGAACGAGTCTAATCAAATACCCAGAAGGTGGAAGACAAGGGGGGAGACAGGAAGGTGGAAGACAAGGGGGGAGACAGGAAGGTGGAAGGCAACCAGAAAGGAGAAAAATAACGAGGATAATGCATATGTATGAAATGCTAAGTCAGGACACCACAACAAGAAATAAACAGAAACTCTATTGTTTATCTTATATATAGCACTTGAACGAGCAGAAAGGCATTAGTTTTTACAAAACGTGGCGATTACTTCAACCAAAATTCTCTAGAGCTAAACTACCATGTAGCGGAGTAGATGGAAGAAAGGCAATACCTTTGAAAACTCTTGATTCATTTTTTCCCATAAGATTTTCTTGTAATGCATCTCCTTCTTGTTATTGAGATATCCAACAACCTTTGCCACATCCAAAAGTTAAAAAATGTGATTACAAGATGTCCATAAGCACAGAACTAACACAGACATTGACTTGAACTGCCATTAGACATTGGAAGTACCTCGAAATCATCAATATCGGATAGATTTTCTGCATCATCTGCAGCTATATGTTCTCTCTTATCAAAATCCTGAAATTTAGTCCTACCACCTGACTCACCAAGAAATAATTTGAAATGGAATTTAACTTATCCATCAATGTATAAACGATGTCAAATATTTAACAATACAACAAGGGTAAGATATGATACTACCGCCGAAGTTTTTCACAAGTTCTGCAACCAAATTATGTTTGACTTCGGACGCTTCCACTGCCTAAAGACCAAAAAGCAAAAATGTCATTTTCCCGATGAAAGAGTTGTGGAACACATTCTAACATTACATTTCAATATAACAGACCAGAAAATAAGAAAGACATTCTGATTGAGGACCATTTTAATAATTTAGCAGTTAGATATAAGAATGAGTAGCGAATACATTTCCTTGCTTTATAAGGACCTCAATGCCATTTGGATCAGATATGCAAGTCTCCGAACCCAACTAGAACCTACCGACCAATCCAAAGTATCAACCTTATTCCCTGGTTTCTGCCTATGAACTACCAGAAAGAGTACGCTACAAAGAATTTGGAGTCCAGTACATTCCAAGAGGTACATACCAACCAATCTCAGACTCACAAAAACATATGGTATATAGGAACACCTCACTGGCTTACTGCAGAACCCCTTTGTGAGAAGTTCCCATAGACTATTAGCCAAAGCTAGAAGATCATGGCTCAGGGGGCAGTATCCAAAATTGGGCCACATGCTATGCATAGATAAGACAAGGACACTAATAATGTATCTTAATATTTCTCAACATGCAATTGATGCTCAGCATATCCTAAAGCAGAACTTGCGCAAATGAATTGCATTTTCCAGATTAAGGAAGGATTCAGTAGAACATAAAACAAACTATCCCTGGAAAAGCAATACAAATTTCTGCTGGATAATACGAAGAACGTGAAATTGATTTCAAATGGACATCATGAATTTCAACAGCTAGATTCTCGATTTACAGAAAAGCTTGTGGAATTGTGCACTCTCTTTCTAATGAAAGAACAGAGGCACGAAACATCCCTATTATAGAGACTCTTTTTGTTTCCAATTTCAATGATCGTCATGGTAAATTCTcagacttttttttttcaatttcaatgaTGTCAAGACGTctttggagcaacggtaaagttgtctccatgtaacctataggtcacgggtaAGAGCCGATGATGTTATTGTAAATTCTAAAACCTAACAGAAACAAGTTTTATATGTAGTCCACCAGCTAACCATTACGCCACTGCTTCACCGCAAATGTTATAACACTAACAGAAAAAATCCTTCTACCGTAACTTAGAAAATATAAACAAAAGAAACGGACTACATATATGAGAGAAATAATAATGCAATAATCTGTACATacaaaaagaaacaaataaaacttTCGATGAAGGCATACCCTTTGTTCTTTAGGTTTGCCAATGTCGGCGGGTCTCCGTGTGATGGCCATTGCCTTTTCAAGGCTTTCTCTAATTCGAATCAGTGGCAGATTTATAGAAAAAGGTATGAAGCGTTTGCCGACTCAACTCGATTCGGGGTTTTACGTCTCTCTTACCCGAGCCCGAGCCCGAAATCGAACCGACCTGTTTATTCTTTTCAAGTCAAGAtccctatttattttatttttttatttttttgtttctcAATCGATGTCTGGTACCCGTATTGGAGTCCGATTATATCCGGATTCGCACTGTGTAGGACCCCATTCGGGGGGAGTgctccctaccaaggatttttaCATACCCAGGCTCGAATCCGAGACCTCTAGTTAAGGGAGGAGCAATCTCATCCACTACACCACACCCTTTAGTGATCCCTATTTAGTTAAACCGCGAAAATGCTAGTGCATATTTGCATATGATTTTGGACATATCCCTTGAATTTTTAATTATGTCTCGTTATTTAGCTAAGGGCAAAATACATATAATTTTGTCTCGTTATTTAGCTAAGAGCAAAATACAGACCCATTAAACTTGTCCAAAAAATAGGTTTGAATATTTAAACTAAAAAGGTATTTTTTTTACCCTCCCCCAAACGTATTTGGAGTGAATTTTATTCCACCCTAATAGCTGATGTGGCAAAAAAATAATTAAGCGCATACAAAGTGAAAACTAGTCACAGTTAGCCCGTACTAAGCACGGGCCTAATAATTTAAAGCTCAAATATTTGAACTCTTAGAGCTTGTTTGGAAGTTTTTATGTAATCGAATTTGAGTGTAGTTTAATGTAATTACACAATTTAACATATTTTTGTCTATACATTTAATTACTTAGTCCACATAAAATGATGCATAATTAAAATGAGGTAACTACAGTTTGTAATTATCAAAGAGGATAAAGAATTAATTATGGTAATGATATAGTATAATTACCATATGATATTTCAaatcttattttttctttttaaatatattttaaaaaaacacTTTTCCTCCTCAAATTTGTCTCTCAAAGCATACTTCTCGCACCTAATTCTAGCTCCGGTGCtccttttacctttttttttgcCTACTACATAATTTCTCTTCCTGTGAAATTCTTTTAACCCTTTTTATTGTTTTATCTATAGAGTCTTCTTGCTGCTAGCAATTGCTTGTACTCCTTCTTCCCATTTTTCCTTTCTTATTGCATACTTCCTATTAGGGGTGGCAAATGggttgtttgggctgagtttggaTTGGTCAAGATGGGCTGAACTAATAATTGGGTCAATGCCCAACCCAACCCAAATTTTACTTGGGTCAAGATGGGCTAAACAATGGGTCATAACCCAACCCGCCCAACTTGACCCAAATATTTTATTCTTCACATTCAAACACCtgcataaaataaaaaattgtcTGGCTCCTGCAAATCTATTTCGTGATATGCTGTTTGACATATGATAATTTATTTCTGCTTTATCAGCTAGATTAAGAATTTGAGAtgctctcttttttcttttattttttatttttttaagtccTACTGGTTTTTCACGTGACAAAATTTGTAGGGAATCATGGTAACTAATTGAAATATACAAAGTACTGATCTTGCTTAGTAAATTTATGAGAATTTCCCTGTTTAAATACATAAGTGTTTTATCAACTACCAATGGTTTAGAATAAACTTTAGATCTATCTCATATCCAAAAATATCTTGCCAAATATCATGTAACAGAATATTTCCCGAGTAAGGATTTGATATTCCATTACCCAGTTCCAATTTGGGATGCACTAAACCCATTTATATGTGGTTATCAAATTCATTACAACGAATTAGTGTAAACTAGATGAGTGATTATCTAAACTACTATCAACAAATTAATTGCAGTGCACGCAATTAATTGCAGTTCCAAGTAAAGATTCAAGTCAACATCTTCTTCAACACAAACTTTTCCTCTTCCTTTTTCTAGCACCATAGTTATCCTATCAAAGCATCACACAacagaaataaaatgagaaatcACAATTTTGGAAGGTGTACATAAATGGAGAACTTAATATACAATCAAGTGAAAAACCTAAACCATACCAAGATTCAAATTTTTTATAAGTGTAGCTGCAATTTTCACCACATCTATTGCAATGTCCTCCTCTTCAGAATCATCACAAGCTAAAAATAAGAAAATTTAAAAAGTTGTCAAACTACAACAAAGttcataaaataaaaatcacatgATACTACCTTGATGTCCATAAATCCAATCTCTAGAACACAACTTAGCTTCTGCATTCTCCGGTTGAATAGAACTCTGGAATTTGCCAATAACTCGACCACCAACACTAAAAGTTGACTCGGATGCAACTGTGCTGATAGGTATACTTAACAGGTCACGAGCCATCAATGAGAGTTCGGGATACTTACTCCTATTATCTTTCCAAAATGCAAGCACGTCTAGATTTTCATTTCATTTGCGTACTAATACATGTTCTTCCAAGTATAAATCCAATTGTGTCTTTTCTGAACTATACTTAGACGGACTTTCAAACATGTCAAATTCATCCATTTCGTCCATTATTTCATCATAACATCCATGACTACTACTTCCAACAATTCCAACATCAGATATTGTCATGTATTCTTTAAACAACCTATGCAAATTATCCTCAACAATCTTAACTTTTTCATTGCAAGTCAAAGGATCAAGTTTTGAGAAGCAAAACTTTATTAAGTTTAACTTATATCAAGGATCAAGGACAACCACCATAGAAGCAATTGGACTATAGTCGTCTTGCCAATATTTTGTAAACTTCTTCTCCATTTCCATAGCCATCGCCTTAATATTATGATCCTCACTACCTATCTCTTCCCTTATCAACATATAGATTTTCCAAACTTTATGAAAATATAAATTGGCTGTAGGATAACGGCTCCCAGAAAATAGTGTAGTGATTTCATAAAAAAACCTTAAAAACTTAGCAATTGTTTCAGCTTTAACCCAATCCTCATCTGAAGGGCAATATGTAAAATCTTTGTCAAGTATCTTGAAGTCAGAAAATGCTCGACGATAAGGAAAAGCGCTATCAAGCATCAAATATGTATAATTCCcccttgtagacatatcttggcGCACTTTTCCCGTCAACTTTAAACCAAGATTCTTGATACACTCAACAAATTTTACAATCCTTGACTCAAAACCTTTAATATATTTTATACTTTCTCTAATGTTAAAAATAGCACTCTCTATTGTTTTCAAACCTGCTTTAGCAATCAAATTCAAAATATGATTTGCACACCTGATATGGACAAAGTCTCCATCACAAAGCAAAGAATCCATCAGCTTAAAATGCTCGATCAAGTAACCCACAACACCATCATTATAACTTGCATTATCTAAAGttatagaaaatattttcttttcaattcccCATTCTTTCAACAGATTAATCAACTTTGGACCCAAAATAGCACCACTATGAGGAGGAGGCACATGGCGAAAGATTAAAACTCTCTTTTGCAAAACCCAATCCAAATCAACATAGTGCGCAGTAACACAAATATATCCATTTGATGTGACTGATGACCATAAATCAGATGTCAAACTGATTCTATTTGGAATAGCTTCAAGCTCATTTTTTACCATCTCTTTTTGATCATGATATAATTTAAGCACATTAACTTTTGCGGTATTTCTTGAAGTGGTTTTAACCGTAAGATTCAAGAACGCATGCACTTCTCTAACCCCTTCATATTCTACATAACTAAATGGCAGGTTATGTCTAACTATAGCCTTGGCTACAACTTCACAATATTCTTTATGATCAATTGGCGTACCTTGCTTTGATGCTTCAATCTTGTGCTTAGCTAGACGTCGCTTTAAATTTGTTGTTCCAGCTTTTGAGTCAGCCAAAAATATTATCCCGCATTTCTTACATTTAGCTCTAAGTCTATTATCAGGATCTGTATCCAATGGCAACTTCTCATAAAAATCCCACACAACAGAAGTAGTTTTACGTTGtccttttgaacttgaaacactTATTTCATTGGACTCTACATCATCATGCTCTATCGACATCTTCTTACACAATGAGATCCTACAGTAGATTAAATACCATAAACTTAGTTTCTAACTCAGTTTAAATATCTCATAAACTATGAAACAACAACATAGTCCTAAAATAAAGAGAAATAATGCTATTGTTGGAGCAGAAAGGACAAATGATTGAAACAAAATAAAGGCACAAATAATTAAAGATTTAACACCATGTAAACACCCACTTCATAAAAAATCTAAGAAAACTCTATGAGTAACAATGATGAAACAGTAAACTCCTAAAGGAAATGACAATTAGGTGATCATACATTGAAAAACCACAAAACTCATGCATaccttttttaccattttttttaaaaaaaaacacatacggaaaaaccaaaaatcaagaaaagaataccaatcaaccccccccccccatctcaACCCCATCCAAAACAAAACATTACAAGTTAATCACATATGCATAAAAGAGTAATCTGTATGAAAAACACCCAGTTGAACAAAATGCATAAAACAGTGATATATATGaaaaaaaacacataaatagTTGAGAAAACTCACTGGCTAGAGTTGAATTGCAGGATTGTGAAGAATATTTCAAACAATTTTGAGTGTTCAGTGAAGAAGAAAAAGTAAGAGAGTTACAAGGGTACTATATGTAGAGGTTTTTAGCTTCTATGGCAAGGAAAAATACactccccaccccaccccaccgcCCCCACCCCCATCCCTTAATTCTCTATAACACCACCACCACTCACCCACCCCCAGGGAAAAGGCAATGATAGTACAATTTATTATCAATACCTTATACGTGAAAATTCGAGATCCAATGAAATCTCCAGCAAAGAGTTCGCCGGAGAGAAGGAAAACGCCGGAGAAATGGAAGTCGCCGGAAAAAAGACAGAGACCGGAGATCGTATTTGAAGTTTAGAGAGAAACTTGTCATTTTTTTGAGTGCAGAGAGAGTGGAAGAGAAAATGTCTGTCTTGTGTTTAGGTTTTGGGAGTTTGACGGGTTTGTTTGGGCACCTAAATGGGTTAGAATTGGGCTAACTATTTTAATGGGTTGAAATGGGTTTAGCCCGAAATGACCCATTAATAAAAT
This region includes:
- the LOC104236322 gene encoding uncharacterized protein isoform X2, yielding MAITRRPADIGKPKEQRAVEASEVKHNLVAELVKNFGGGRTKFQDFDKREHIAADDAENLSDIDDFEVVGYLNNKKEMHYKKILWEKMNQEFSKGKKRKQETGCKKDVCAKRSAKTTERVENKRTSSKINYDALQKLTDDLNQISEEAELGRLEPKACANGDSADNLNIGFHDLEQENAYGEDDDSYRDNNDDSCYGYETGYYNSEDFDTDY
- the LOC104236322 gene encoding uncharacterized protein isoform X1, whose amino-acid sequence is MAITRRPADIGKPKEQRAVEASEVKHNLVAELVKNFGGGRTKFQDFDKREHIAADDAENLSDIDDFEVVGYLNNKKEMHYKKILWEKMNQEFSKSDDKLQGKKRKQETGCKKDVCAKRSAKTTERVENKRTSSKINYDALQKLTDDLNQISEEAELGRLEPKACANGDSADNLNIGFHDLEQENAYGEDDDSYRDNNDDSCYGYETGYYNSEDFDTDY
- the LOC104236322 gene encoding uncharacterized protein isoform X3, which codes for MAITRRPADIGKPKEQRAVEASEVKHNLVAELVKNFGGGRTKFQDFDKREHIAADDAENLSDIDDFEVVGYLNNKKEMHYKKILWEKMNQEFSKSDDKLQGKKRKQETGCKKDVCAKRSAKTTERVENKRTSSKINYDALQKLTDDLEP
- the LOC138875720 gene encoding uncharacterized protein; translated protein: MSIEHDDVESNEISVSSSKGQRKTTSVVWDFYEKLPLDTDPDNRLRAKCKKCGIIFLADSKAGTTNLKRRLAKHKIEASKQACDDSEEEDIAIDVVKIAATLIKNLNLGMV